In one Staphylococcus lutrae genomic region, the following are encoded:
- the nikA gene encoding nickel ABC transporter substrate-binding protein produces MKLKHSLAILTTTSLLLASCGTGERSENAKNKVLDVEIPLKTTSIAPYETDVAVRVGAAESLFKVSKDGEVQPWLVKNYQQISPEKLEMTLRDDIKFQNGTPLTGEKVKKSLEKALKDSPFVKSTLPIKMIEADGQKVTITTTSAYPELASELANPFVAIFDADAKTDIDAKPVGTGPYQVKSYQRAQKITLDRNAQYWRGKPKLDGVTVTYQEDGNTRVSHLESGKADLITDVPVNRVRQIEKDVQTKVSHVSGYRTQMMIYNQESKKMTREVREALDKVIDRKGIAKNVSQGYAKPATGPFNDQLDFIQKRQVENQDIEGAKKLMEDAGYNEAHPLKIQLVTYEGRPELPKMAQVIQSDAKKAHIDIEIRNVDDIEGYLENRSQWDATMYSFGTIPRGDTGYFFNQAFHQDGSTNKGAYRNAEVSRMIDTLNHTVDKKEREKLANAIIDKAAQDIPASFITYNDTIDGLNKDVTHFKATPEGIYLVDDKVDIKDDH; encoded by the coding sequence ATGAAATTGAAGCATTCACTCGCCATTTTAACGACAACATCATTATTGTTAGCAAGCTGTGGAACAGGAGAGCGTAGCGAAAATGCTAAAAATAAAGTATTGGATGTGGAAATTCCGCTGAAGACAACATCTATTGCTCCTTATGAAACAGATGTTGCAGTACGTGTTGGTGCAGCGGAGTCGTTATTCAAAGTGTCCAAAGATGGAGAAGTACAGCCTTGGCTCGTAAAAAACTATCAACAAATCTCTCCAGAAAAGTTAGAAATGACATTGAGAGACGATATTAAATTTCAAAATGGGACGCCGTTAACGGGTGAAAAAGTCAAAAAAAGTTTGGAAAAGGCATTGAAAGACAGCCCATTCGTGAAATCGACTTTACCTATTAAAATGATTGAAGCGGACGGTCAGAAAGTGACGATAACGACAACGTCTGCTTATCCTGAGCTTGCATCAGAACTCGCAAACCCGTTTGTGGCTATTTTTGATGCAGATGCAAAGACGGACATCGATGCAAAACCAGTGGGCACAGGGCCTTATCAAGTGAAATCATATCAACGTGCTCAAAAAATCACGTTGGATCGCAATGCGCAATATTGGCGTGGCAAACCGAAATTAGATGGTGTGACCGTTACTTATCAAGAAGATGGAAATACACGCGTCAGCCATCTTGAATCAGGGAAAGCGGATTTAATTACTGATGTCCCTGTGAATCGCGTGCGACAAATTGAAAAAGATGTGCAAACAAAAGTGTCTCATGTCTCAGGTTATCGCACTCAAATGATGATATATAACCAAGAAAGTAAAAAGATGACACGTGAAGTGCGAGAAGCTTTAGATAAAGTCATCGATAGAAAAGGGATTGCAAAAAATGTGTCTCAAGGTTATGCAAAACCAGCAACCGGACCTTTCAACGATCAATTGGATTTTATTCAAAAGCGTCAAGTCGAAAATCAAGATATTGAAGGTGCGAAAAAGTTAATGGAAGATGCGGGCTATAATGAGGCGCATCCATTGAAAATTCAGTTAGTCACATATGAAGGACGCCCAGAGTTACCTAAAATGGCACAAGTCATTCAATCAGATGCTAAAAAAGCGCACATTGATATCGAAATTCGCAATGTAGATGATATTGAAGGTTACTTGGAAAATCGTTCACAATGGGATGCAACGATGTATAGTTTTGGTACAATTCCACGTGGGGATACGGGATACTTCTTTAACCAAGCATTCCATCAAGATGGTTCGACGAATAAAGGGGCTTACCGCAACGCAGAAGTCTCTCGTATGATTGATACGTTGAATCATACTGTTGATAAAAAAGAACGAGAAAAATTAGCGAATGCGATTATCGATAAAGCGGCACAAGATATCCCGGCAAGTTTTATTACGTATAATGATACCATTGACGGTCTGAATAAAGATGTAACTCACTTTAAAGCAACACCTGAAGGCATTTATTTGGTGGACGATAAGGTTGATATTAAAGATGACCATTAA
- a CDS encoding epoxyqueuosine reductase QueH gives MIQAEQILNKMKNQKINYDKVLRKMIMSWQRENERPSLLLHSCCAPCSTYTLEFLSEYADIAIYFANPNIHPKNEYLRRARVQEKFVHDFNERTGNQVRYIEAPYKPHEFMKMAKSRGLTEEPEGGARCSACFGMRLEMVAEAAVEMGFDYFGSAITLSPKKNAQLINEIGLDVQQLYDVKYLPSDFKKNKGYERSITMCQDYDIFRQCYCGCVFAAQQQGIDFKTINQQAKIFLDQLEKQK, from the coding sequence ATGATTCAAGCGGAACAGATTTTAAATAAGATGAAAAACCAAAAAATTAACTATGACAAAGTATTAAGAAAAATGATTATGAGTTGGCAACGTGAAAACGAGCGGCCTTCATTGTTATTACATAGCTGTTGTGCACCGTGTAGTACATATACATTAGAGTTTCTATCGGAGTATGCGGATATCGCTATTTATTTTGCGAATCCAAATATTCACCCTAAAAACGAATATTTACGCCGTGCACGCGTTCAGGAAAAGTTTGTACATGACTTTAATGAAAGAACGGGCAATCAAGTTCGTTATATTGAAGCGCCATACAAACCACACGAGTTTATGAAAATGGCCAAGTCGCGTGGGCTTACTGAGGAACCAGAGGGGGGCGCACGTTGCTCTGCATGCTTTGGAATGCGTTTAGAAATGGTTGCAGAAGCCGCAGTAGAGATGGGATTTGATTATTTTGGTAGTGCGATTACTTTATCTCCTAAAAAGAATGCACAGTTAATTAATGAAATCGGCTTAGATGTGCAACAATTGTACGATGTGAAATATTTACCGAGTGATTTCAAGAAAAATAAAGGTTACGAACGGTCGATTACGATGTGTCAAGACTATGACATTTTCCGTCAATGCTATTGTGGCTGCGTGTTTGCTGCACAACAACAAGGGATTGATTTCAAAACAATTAATCAACAAGCAAAAATCTTTTTGGATCAACTTGAAAAGCAAAAATAA